AAGTTTAAGAACTCCTTCTCTAAAGCCAACTATTTTAGCTTTAAATTCTTCGCCTTCAGCTTTTAATTTTCCACCTTTAAAGAAGTTTTGATCTAAATAATCACCCTTATCCATACTTTCGTATTCTTCAGGATTATCAACCGTTGCGGTCATTTTAGTTTTTAATTCTTCTAGGTATGCGCTAAAATCTCCAGCTAATTGATCTAAAGCTTCACCTTTAGCCTTTAAAGGCTCGTATTTCTCAGGTTGCTCTTCAGCTTTTAACTTTAAATTATCTACGAATGATTTATTTCTCAATTCTGCAGACTCGTTAGATTCAACAAGTCTCTCGTTCATTAATCCGAATGCTGAAAGTACTTCTTTCGACATATTTAATGCTAACATCGCAATAAATATGAGGTACATTAGATTAATCATTTTTTGTCTAGGTGATAAATTTCCTCCTGCCATGGTTAATTAGGTTTTTAATGGTTAATTAATAATAAGTAATTTGGGGTTATTAATTAGCCTAATTAATTATTTATTCATTGCAGATAACATACCTCCGTAAACACCATTTAATGATGATAAGTTTGAAGCTAAAGATTGCATTTGTTCTTTTAATTTCGCTGCATTTTCAACAGATTCTTCATTAATACTTGCTTGTTTACTAGCACTTTCTAATTGTACTTTGTATAAACCGTTTAATGATTCCATTTGAGATGCTGCTAAAGATAACTCTGCACCATATTTTTTTGTTGCTTCCATAGAATCTACAGTAGACCCCATATTTTTTGCAGCTCCTTCAAAGTTTTTAATGCTATCTCCTAAGCTTGCAATTAACTCACCGTCAATTTTAGCTTCTTTTAGTAAACTATCTAATTTTTTAGATAACATACCTTGAGCATCATCATTTTGAGCTACTACTTCTTTTTTTGATCCCATACCACCAGCTAATTCTGGGTATACTAAAGACCAGTCTAATTCATCATCAACAGGTTCAAATGCTGATACTGCAAAAATAAGCGCTTCTGTTACTAGACCAATTGTTAAGAGTGTATTACCATTTAGTGGTCCAAACTCCATGTGTGTTATTTTGAATAATGCACCAAGGATAACAACTGCTGCTCCTAATCCATACATCATGTTCATGATTTTTTTACTTCCTTTTGACTTTGCCATAATTTCTGATTTTAATTTAAGTACGAATACTTAAGTAGGTTAATTAATAAAAATTTATAATGATTTGATTTGATTTAATACAATTAGCTTAGTTACCGTTTTTTGTTACCTGTGTCCCCATATAATCTTGAACGGTTCTAAAGCCAATATAACTTCTTGCAGAATCTGCATATTCGTAATCTCTTGAACTTACTTGTAAAAAGTATGCTACATCTTTCCAAGAACCACCACGAACAATTTTACGTTTGTTATCTCTATCGTTTACACTTGGGTTAATACTTGATGTATACTCATAAGATGAAGGATCATAAGATGCATTTACCCATTCTGAAACATTTCCAGACATGTTATACAAGTTGTAATCGTTAGGCTCATAAGATTTTGCTTCTACAGTGTATAAAGCTTGATCGGCAGCATAATCTCCACGTACAGGTTTAAAGTTTGCCATAAAACAACCTCTATCACTTTTTGTGTAAGGCCCACCCCAAGGGTAAGTTGCTGCTTGCAGACCTCCACGAGCGGCATACTCCCACTCCGCTTCAGATGGTAATCTAAACGTATTTACCATTGCTGCACCTTTTTTAGATTTTTGGTAAGAGTTTTTCTGTAAAGTTCTCCACTCACAAAATGCTTTCGCTTGTTTCCAAGTCACTCCTACTACTGGATATTCTCCATAAGCATCATGCCAGAAATAATCGTTATGCATTGGTTCGTTGTAAGAATATGCGAAATCTCTAATCCAAACCGTTGTATCTGGATATATTTCTAACTCTTCCTTTTTAATAGCATCTTTACGTTCAATACCTCTGTTATTAGCAGCTTCTTGAATATCCATATAGCTATATTGGAATTTAAATTTCTTAACATCCCAAGTACGTTGACCGTTGTATGATGCCTCTAAAGGCAAATACATAGTATCCATAACCTCTGCATACCACTCATCTGGGTATTCAGCTGTATCAAATACAAGATCAACATCTTTGTTCAACTTTCTACCTTCGTAACCTGTTGGTCCTAATCCGGTATAGTTTTCGAACATGTACTTTTCGTAAACAGACATGTTAGCTGTATCGGCATCTTTAAATGCAAACTCACCAATACCTCCGTCTTCCGGAATTTTACCAATTTCATCGGCTAATACAGCAAGTTTCATTCTAACTATAGAATCTCTTACCCAATTAACAAATTGGCGATATTCACTATTTGTTATTTCAGTTGCATCCATGTAAAATGAGCGTACTGTAACAGTTTTTGCAGGTGCATCTTGCACACCAGCTAAATCATCATCAGCTTTACCCATTATAAATGCGCCACCAGGAATAAGCTCCATACCATAAGGCTTTTCTGGATGCCATTTTTTTCCTTGCACACCAACCAGTTCACCTCGGTCATTTGAGCCGCAACTTGCTAGCAATGCTACTACTGTGGTTAATAATATAAACTTCTTCATAATCATAGAAAACTCGCGGTTAATTATTTAAGCTCTAACTTGAGAGCGTAAACATATTTATATATTTTTTAAAAAACAACTTTTTACCTAAAAAAATTACATTTCGTCGTAAAAAATTAACATTTAAACGATGAAATGCGCATTTTAACCTTTTCACCTTGTTAAACGCTATTTTTCCTAATGGCTTTGTACCAGCGCTCTGGCACTTTATTATTGCATGCATCTTTGTAATCTTGGTGCATGCAAGGTAATAACGTATGCCTTTTTAATTTATTATTAACTTCTGACAAAAAAGGTATTTCAATCCACCATCTTCCTGTCTTATTACTCTTATAAAAAACTAATTCTTCCGATTCTACCAAAGTAATGAATTTTTGGTAAGTATATTCATCTGAAAAATCATCATCTTTAATTCTATAATTCACACCTTCTATAAAATACCACAGCATTTGTGATACTAACATAGATGTTATTTCATCATCACTAGAAGGTTTGTATTCGTAAATACCAAAAGACGACACCTTATTACTTATACCTGCATATCTAGCTATGGCGCAAATTTCTTTACCGTTTAGACCGTTGGGAGATACTTTTTGATTTAAACTTACTTCAGAGCTTTTTACCGACCCCAAATCGATACTTACAATATTAGCATCCCTTAATACAGGTTCTACTATTGTAATATCGTGAGATATCTGCCCAAGTCTATAAGACTCAAAATACAAACTGTCCATCAAATCTATTTCTTCTTGCGAATTAAAATATGTTTGATAGCCTACTGTTGCGTAATTAAAAAGGTTATAGGGTTGATCTAAAATAATTTTACCTACAAAACTATTGTTCTTAATAGGTTTAGTTGAATCGCCTAGATCAAATTTGCTATCAACATTTACTATATTCACCATGGGCGCAAAACTATCATAAGCACGATAGTTTGCATAAGTAAGATCTTGCGACCCACCCAAAATCACAGGAATTACATTTTGCTTAATTAGAGTATTTACAACTTCTTTTAAAGCAAAATAGGTATCATCTACACTTTCGCCTTTTTCAATATCACCTAAATCAGCAACACTAATACTCCAGCTACCAGGAAAAAGGCTATAAAATCCTTTTCGGATTTCATCTAAGCAAAACTCTTCACCTATATAATTAATATCGTTTCTATTTTCTAAAACACCAACTATAGCTATTTGAACACCATCTAAATCTGGAATGCCCTGCTGTGCTGAGTGAATTTTTATTTTTCGACCTAAAGCCTGAGCTGAAAGCAACTCATTATGAGCCAATACAAAATCTGAAACAGGAGACAGAAAGTTAAAATCCATTAAAGTGTACTAAATTATGCTGTTTTGCGTTACACAAATATCAATAAAAAAAGAAAACTAACACTATAAATGTAAAAATTTATATCACAAATAAAGGTGGTTAAATTTTCATTTTTTATAAAATTATTTCTTTTTCGCTGTTGTTTTTTTAGTTGTCGTTTTTTTCGCTGCAGTTTTTTTAGGCGCTGCTTTTTTTCTTGCTTTTTTCTTCGGAGTTTTAGCTTCAATTAATTTTGCTGCTTCTTCCAAGGTCATTTCTGTAACATCAACCGTTTTGGCTAATTCTACTTTTATTTTACCTTTTATTACATTGTGACGGCCCCAACGTGCTTTTTCTACACGAATACCTTCTTCTTCCCAATTATGAATAACCTTGTCGATTTCTTTTTGAACCTTAACTTCAATAAGCTCTACAATTTCATCATCGGTTAAATTATCCCAATCATATTTTTTATTCACATTAATAAACAGGTTGTTCCATTTTATATATGGTCCAAAACGTCCTTTACCTTTTTGTACAGGTAAATCTTGATACATGTAAATTGGCGCATCAGCTTTTTGTTTTTCTTTAATTAAAACAATAGCATCATCTAGCTCCACACTTAATGGGTCTGTTCCTTTTGGAAGCGATACATAGGCATCACCAAACTTTACATAAGGTCCAAAACGCCCGTTATTAACAACAACTTCTTCATCTTCAAAATTCCCTAAATTTTTAGGAAGTTGAAATAAATCCATCGCTTCTTCGAAGGTAATAGAGTTTAATTGTTGATCTGGACTTAAACTTGCAAACTGTGGCTTCTCTTCATCATCCACCGTTCCTATT
The window above is part of the Algibacter sp. L3A6 genome. Proteins encoded here:
- the gldL gene encoding gliding motility protein GldL, with translation MAKSKGSKKIMNMMYGLGAAVVILGALFKITHMEFGPLNGNTLLTIGLVTEALIFAVSAFEPVDDELDWSLVYPELAGGMGSKKEVVAQNDDAQGMLSKKLDSLLKEAKIDGELIASLGDSIKNFEGAAKNMGSTVDSMEATKKYGAELSLAASQMESLNGLYKVQLESASKQASINEESVENAAKLKEQMQSLASNLSSLNGVYGGMLSAMNK
- the gldK gene encoding gliding motility lipoprotein GldK, producing MKKFILLTTVVALLASCGSNDRGELVGVQGKKWHPEKPYGMELIPGGAFIMGKADDDLAGVQDAPAKTVTVRSFYMDATEITNSEYRQFVNWVRDSIVRMKLAVLADEIGKIPEDGGIGEFAFKDADTANMSVYEKYMFENYTGLGPTGYEGRKLNKDVDLVFDTAEYPDEWYAEVMDTMYLPLEASYNGQRTWDVKKFKFQYSYMDIQEAANNRGIERKDAIKKEELEIYPDTTVWIRDFAYSYNEPMHNDYFWHDAYGEYPVVGVTWKQAKAFCEWRTLQKNSYQKSKKGAAMVNTFRLPSEAEWEYAARGGLQAATYPWGGPYTKSDRGCFMANFKPVRGDYAADQALYTVEAKSYEPNDYNLYNMSGNVSEWVNASYDPSSYEYTSSINPSVNDRDNKRKIVRGGSWKDVAYFLQVSSRDYEYADSARSYIGFRTVQDYMGTQVTKNGN
- a CDS encoding formimidoylglutamase — encoded protein: MDFNFLSPVSDFVLAHNELLSAQALGRKIKIHSAQQGIPDLDGVQIAIVGVLENRNDINYIGEEFCLDEIRKGFYSLFPGSWSISVADLGDIEKGESVDDTYFALKEVVNTLIKQNVIPVILGGSQDLTYANYRAYDSFAPMVNIVNVDSKFDLGDSTKPIKNNSFVGKIILDQPYNLFNYATVGYQTYFNSQEEIDLMDSLYFESYRLGQISHDITIVEPVLRDANIVSIDLGSVKSSEVSLNQKVSPNGLNGKEICAIARYAGISNKVSSFGIYEYKPSSDDEITSMLVSQMLWYFIEGVNYRIKDDDFSDEYTYQKFITLVESEELVFYKSNKTGRWWIEIPFLSEVNNKLKRHTLLPCMHQDYKDACNNKVPERWYKAIRKNSV